A part of Oryctolagus cuniculus chromosome 4, mOryCun1.1, whole genome shotgun sequence genomic DNA contains:
- the CFAP298 gene encoding cilia- and flagella-associated protein 298 (The RefSeq protein has 1 substitution compared to this genomic sequence): MVVLHVKRGDESQFLLQTPGSTELEELTVQVTRVYNGRLKVQRLCSEMEELAEHGVFLPPNMQGLTDEQIEELKLKDEWGDKCVPSGGPVFKKDDIGRRNGQAPNEKMKQVLKKTIEEAKAIISKRQVEAGVCVTTEMLKDALDQLRGAVMIVYPMGLPPYDPIRMEFEDKEDLSGTQAGLNVIKESEAQLWWAAKELRRSKKLSDYVGKNEKTKIIVKIQQRGQGAPAREPIISSEEQKQLMLYYHRRQEELKRLEEDDDDSCLNSPWADSTALKRHFHGVKDIKWRPR, encoded by the exons ATGGTCGTGCTGCACGTGAAGCGGGGCGACGAGAGCCAGTTTCTGCTGCAGACGCCCGGGAGCACCGAGCTGGAGGAGCTCACGGTGCAGGTGACCCGCGTCTACAACGGGCGGCTCAAGGTGCAGCGGCTCTGCTCAG aaatggaagaatTAGCAGAACATGGCGTGTTTCTCCCTCCGAATATGCAAGGACTGACTGATGAGCAGATCGAAGAGCTGAAACTGAAGGACGAATGGGGCGACAAGTGTATCCCCAGCGGGGGCCCCGTGTTTAAAAAGGATGACATTGGACGAAGGAACGGACAAG CCCCAAATGAAAAAATGAAGCAAGTCTTAAAGAAGACTATAGAAGAAGCCAAAGCAATAATATCTAAG AGGCAGGTGGAGGCCGGCGTCTGCGTGACCACGGAGATGCTGAAAGACGCCTTGGACCAGCTCCGCGGCGCCGTGATGATTGTGTACCCCATGGGGTTGCCGCCCTACGATCCCATCCGGATGGAGTTCGAAGATAAGGAAGACCTGTCGGGAACTCAG GCGGGACTGAACGTCATCAAGGAGTCCGAGGCACAGCTGTGGTGGGCGGCCAAGGAGCTCCGCAGGAGCAAGAAGCTTTCCGACTACGTGGGGAAGAACGAGAAAACCAAAATCATCGTCAAGATCCAGCAG AGGGGACAGGGCGCGCCCGCCCGCGAGCCCATCATCAGCAGTGAGGAGCAGAAGCAGCTCATGCTGTATTATCACAGAAGACAGGAGGAGCTCAAG AGGTTGGAAGAAGACGACGACGACTCCTGTTTAAATTCCCCCTGGGCGGACAGCACTGCCTTGAAGAGACACTTCCACGGGGTGAAGGACATCAAGTGGAGGCCGCGGTGA